Sequence from the Fulvivirga ligni genome:
CCAAAAAAATAGAAGCTCTGGATGACGTTAAGGAAGTACACGATTGCCATCTGTGGACTATGGATGGAGAGTACAATATCTTCAGTGCACATTTAGTAGTTCCTCATAAAACCACTGTAGATGAATTGGCTGAAATGAAAAAGAGTGTTCGTACTATTTTAGAAGAAATGGGCATAGCTCATGCCACGCTGGAGTTCGAAACACAGGAAGAGCCTTGTTCATTGGCCAATTGCTAACAAAAAAGGCCATTTCAAATGAATGAAACGGCCCTCTTTTATTTTAATATTTCTTTACAGAATAAACTCACTGAGATCTTTATTAGTGATAAGGCCTGCAAGCTTATCATTCACCATATCCCTGGTAATCACAATATTGGCATTTGGCCCAATGATATCTGGCACATCAAATAAGAACTCGTTCAGCAACTGACTCATCACAGTATGCAATCTTCTTGCTCCAATATTTTCCACTTCGGTATTGATTTGGAAGGCTTTCTCTGCAATTTCCTCTAATGCATCTTCCTGGAATGTTAACTTCACTTCCTCTGAATCTAAAAGTGCTTCATATTGCTTAGTTAAAGCATTTTTAGGCTCTTTTAAGATATGATAGAAATCCTCTTTTGTAAGATTATTCAATTCTACTCTAATTGGGAATCTACCCTGAAGCTCAGGAATAAGATCTGAAGGCTTAGATACATGGAATGCTCCTGCCGCTATAAATAAGATATGATCTGTTTTTATCAAACCATACTTGGTGTTTACGGTACTACCTTCTACTATCGGCAATAAATCTCTCTGTACACCTTCACGACTCACATCGGGGCCACCGCCACCTTTTTTACCTGAACCACCAGCAGCGATCTTATCGATCTCATCTATAAATATAATTCCTGTGTTTTCAGCTTTCATAATGGCAAGGTCTTTCACCTCATCCATATCAATTAGCTTGGCTGATTCTTCCTCTATCAAGAGCTTTCTAGCTTCGGCAATTGAAACCTTACGCTTCTTGCTTTTCTTAGGCATCATGCCGCTGATCATTTCCTGCAGATTGATCATGGATGATTCATCCATCATTCCACCACCTATCATTCCTATGCCAGGGTTTGAAGGCTTATTCACACTGACATCTATCTTTCTATCTTCCAGCTCGCCATTTCTGATTTTCTCTCTGA
This genomic interval carries:
- the hslU gene encoding ATP-dependent protease ATPase subunit HslU, which codes for MINQETYFTPKQIVEELDKYIIGQKDAKRNVAIALRNRWRRMNVKSEMQGEIVPNNILMIGATGVGKTEIARRLAKIANAPFTKVEASKFTEVGYVGRDVESMVRDLVEQSVNLVKSEKKEEVKVKAEQIVEDIILDALIPPIKGTNGVKNPASTETVTGELPESDHELNERTRERFREKIRNGELEDRKIDVSVNKPSNPGIGMIGGGMMDESSMINLQEMISGMMPKKSKKRKVSIAEARKLLIEEESAKLIDMDEVKDLAIMKAENTGIIFIDEIDKIAAGGSGKKGGGGPDVSREGVQRDLLPIVEGSTVNTKYGLIKTDHILFIAAGAFHVSKPSDLIPELQGRFPIRVELNNLTKEDFYHILKEPKNALTKQYEALLDSEEVKLTFQEDALEEIAEKAFQINTEVENIGARRLHTVMSQLLNEFLFDVPDIIGPNANIVITRDMVNDKLAGLITNKDLSEFIL